Below is a genomic region from Paenibacillus rhizovicinus.
TTCGACGGCTTCGTGAAATCCGCGTATCAAGCGAAAGGGCCGTTCATTCCGTTCGCCGGCCGCTGGGAGGCGGAAATCCGCATCATGGACAAAGACGACAATGAAACCGTGCAGAAAGTCGACTTCCGGAATTACTAAACAAGGATGCACGCAAGCGGCGTGCAGCAGAATAGCCGAGAGGAGGCCGGGACATGACATACAAGCGCATCAAATGGCTTATTCTGTGGACGCCGACGCTGACGGTCGCGATCTGGGAGTATTTGCGCCATACGCTGCTGCTGCCGTATCTGTCCATGGGCCTCGGCAACGCGCTTACTCCCGTCATTGTCATTACGGTGACGGCAACGCTGCTGATCAAGCTGTTCAACATGCTGGAGGATACCCAGGAGACGCTGCAGCGTTCCAAGTCGGCCGAAGCGGCTTTCATGGAACGCGAACAGCTGGCAAGGGAGCTGCATGACGGAATTTCGCAATCGCTGTTTCTGGTGTCGGTGAAGCTGGATAAATTGGAGCATGCCAAAGATCCCGGGCATGCGGCGGAGACGGCGCAGCAGCTGCGCCGAACGGTGAAGCATGTCTACGAGGACGTCAGGCAGTCGATCGCCGGCCTGCGCAGCGAGCCGTCCAGAACCGACGTCCAGTGGATGCAGGCGGTACGGGAAATGGCCGACGAGCTTGCGCTTGGCGGCTTGAACGTGGAGCTGGATTGGCAATTGGCCGACTCCAGGCTGACGGGCAAGGAGAAAGTAGAGCTGCTTGCCATCGTGCGCGAAGCGATGCTTAACGTGCGGAAGCATGCCGGCGCTTCCGGCTTGACGGTTCGGGCCGTTCCCGGGGATGGCCTGTCGGACGAGGCGTTCCGATGCACGGTCAGCGACGATGGAATCGGAGCGGAGCCGGGGCAGCTGCTGGCGAAGGGACGTTACGGCGTGCGGATGATGCAGGGACGCGCGGCCGCGATGGGCTGGCAGTTTACCGTATGCCGCGCCGACGAGGGCGGAACGGTCGTGGAAGTCGTGAAGAGAGGGTGAGACGATGAGCGGGAATGGAACAACGATCAGGGTGCTGCTGGCGGACGACCATCCGCATGGACGGGAAGGCATGCGCGAGATTTTGTCCGGCGCCCCGGAGTTTGAAATCGTGGGAGAGGCGGCGAACGGCGAGCAAGCCGTCGTGCTGGCGGCTGAACTCGCGCCCGACCTGGTGCTGATGGACATTAATATGCCCGTCATGTCGGGCATGGAAGCGACGCAGTCGATTAAATCCATCGACCCGCTGATCAAAATCGTCATGGTGACCGTCTCCGACGATATTACGGATCTGTTCGAGTCGATCAAGCGCGGCGCGCAAGGCTACCTGCTCAAGAATCTGTCCCCCTCGTCTTGGCTGGACTATTTGCGGGCCGTGACGCTGGACGAAGCGCCGCTGCCCAAGGAACTGGCCTTTCGCATGCTGCAGGAATTCAACGGCGGGAGCGGCGCCGGGAAGACGCAGCGGGCGGGGAAGCCGGAAGGCCAGGCTAAGATCGGCGGCCGGAATTCCGATGCGCCGATGCATACGGCGCTGACCCAGCGCGAGCGCGAAGTGCTGGAGCAGGTAGCCTCGGGCGGCTCCAACCGGCAGATCGCCGAAAATTTCGGTTTATCGGAGCATAC
It encodes:
- a CDS encoding sensor histidine kinase; its protein translation is MTYKRIKWLILWTPTLTVAIWEYLRHTLLLPYLSMGLGNALTPVIVITVTATLLIKLFNMLEDTQETLQRSKSAEAAFMEREQLARELHDGISQSLFLVSVKLDKLEHAKDPGHAAETAQQLRRTVKHVYEDVRQSIAGLRSEPSRTDVQWMQAVREMADELALGGLNVELDWQLADSRLTGKEKVELLAIVREAMLNVRKHAGASGLTVRAVPGDGLSDEAFRCTVSDDGIGAEPGQLLAKGRYGVRMMQGRAAAMGWQFTVCRADEGGTVVEVVKRG
- a CDS encoding response regulator; the protein is MSGNGTTIRVLLADDHPHGREGMREILSGAPEFEIVGEAANGEQAVVLAAELAPDLVLMDINMPVMSGMEATQSIKSIDPLIKIVMVTVSDDITDLFESIKRGAQGYLLKNLSPSSWLDYLRAVTLDEAPLPKELAFRMLQEFNGGSGAGKTQRAGKPEGQAKIGGRNSDAPMHTALTQREREVLEQVASGGSNRQIAENFGLSEHTVKNHLKNILQKLHLENRVQLTRYALEKGLVKD